DNA from Petrotoga olearia DSM 13574:
ATTCACATACTTCAGTTTCGCTTTCATCCTTCAGCGTTGTATATCTTATCATATCCCTCTACCTTTTGTCAATTTCTTTTCTATGAACTTATTTGAAAATTATTGTGAATTGATAATTTTTTAAATCCTTTATTTTAAAAACTTCGATCCAACATTTAAACAAATGAAGCTTTAAAACAAAGATCTCGCTTAAGTTATACTAGTGTTGATATTTATATTAATTTCAATGAATACTATATCCTAATAATTATTTATTAAAATGGATTAATTTTATCGGATTTAATTTTAAAAAAATAGATGCTTTTCAGCATCTATTTATAATCATATTATTATAATAAATTTACGCAATTAGCTTTGTACTTCTTCCATGAATATAATCTCGCCTTTTAATAAAGCTTCTAAATCTTCAACTGTGTATACTTTAATTGGCTCTATACCATTAAAGGATGTTGCATATTCGTTGGTGTAAGCACCAGTATTGATAAAATATACTATGTCGTTATAATCAATATTAATTGGCAACTCAATTTCATCATAGATAGTATCTACACTATCACAGGTAGGGCCAGCTAAAGTCATAGTTGTTGTTTCGGAATACTCTTTGCCTTCCACCAACACTTCATACCTGAAATTTTCAATGGTTTCCATCAAACCGTGAAAAACTCCTGTATCTAAAAACACCCAGTTTTGTGTACCTTTTCTACTTCTTAAAAGTACTCTTGATGCAATTATTCCAGCGTTACCAACCATGGACCTTCCAGGTTCGGATAAAACCCTTAAGCCTTCCACCCATCCAAGATACTCTTTGATCGATTCATTTATTATTTCTCCAATTTCTTCTACATCAGGCACCGGTTTTGTATGTTTTACTGGAATACCACCGCCTAGATTCAACATTTTTAAATCAATCTTTTGCTTGTGAAGTTTTTCAAAAACCTCGCTAGCATTCAAAATTGCTTCCTTCCACTTGTATTTGTTGTATGATTGTGAACCAACATGAAAAGATACCCCATATGGTATTAAACCTTTTCTTTTTGCATATTTGAGTATGTCTATTAAATGATCGGCATCAGTTCCAAATTTACCCGAAAGTGGCCAATCTGAATCATTTGAGCTCATTGACAATCTTCCATATACTTTTGCGCCCGGGGCATTTCTTGCAATCTTTTCGACTTCCATCTCTGAATCTACTGCAAAATATTCTACTCCATTATCCCATGCAAATTTTATGTCTTTTTCTTTCTTTATTGTATTTCC
Protein-coding regions in this window:
- a CDS encoding type III PLP-dependent enzyme; its protein translation is MELTQLIRQAAKTLETPFLVLDTTYVKENYYKLKNSINDVEIFYAVKANSHTSILETLRDLGASFDVASKGEIEKLMNLGISTNKMSFGNTIKKEKDIKFAWDNGVEYFAVDSEMEVEKIARNAPGAKVYGRLSMSSNDSDWPLSGKFGTDADHLIDILKYAKRKGLIPYGVSFHVGSQSYNKYKWKEAILNASEVFEKLHKQKIDLKMLNLGGGIPVKHTKPVPDVEEIGEIINESIKEYLGWVEGLRVLSEPGRSMVGNAGIIASRVLLRSRKGTQNWVFLDTGVFHGLMETIENFRYEVLVEGKEYSETTTMTLAGPTCDSVDTIYDEIELPINIDYNDIVYFINTGAYTNEYATSFNGIEPIKVYTVEDLEALLKGEIIFMEEVQS